A genomic stretch from Mycobacterium paraterrae includes:
- the nucS gene encoding endonuclease NucS, with protein sequence MRLVIARCTVDYVGRLTAHLPSARRLLLFKADGSVSVHADDRAYKPLNWMSPPCWLSEEPAAAEGGAPVWVVQNKAGEQLRITVEDVEHDSTHELGVDPGLVKDGVEAHLQVLLAEHVELLGAGYTLVRREYMTPIGPVDLLCRDDQGRSVAVEIKRRGEIDGVEQLTRYLELLNRDSLLAPVTGVFAAQQIKPQAKTLATDRGIRCLTLDYDKMRGMDSDEFRLF encoded by the coding sequence GTGCGCCTCGTCATCGCCCGTTGCACCGTGGACTACGTCGGACGCCTCACCGCTCACCTGCCTTCGGCGCGTCGGCTGCTGCTGTTCAAAGCCGACGGCTCGGTGAGTGTGCACGCCGACGACCGTGCCTATAAGCCGCTGAACTGGATGAGCCCGCCGTGCTGGTTGTCCGAAGAGCCCGCGGCCGCAGAAGGTGGTGCGCCCGTGTGGGTGGTGCAGAACAAGGCCGGCGAACAGCTGCGCATCACGGTCGAGGATGTCGAACATGACTCCACTCATGAGCTGGGAGTCGATCCGGGTCTGGTCAAGGACGGTGTCGAGGCTCACCTACAGGTGCTGCTGGCCGAACATGTCGAGCTGCTCGGCGCGGGTTACACATTGGTGCGCCGGGAATATATGACGCCGATCGGCCCGGTGGACCTGCTGTGCCGCGACGATCAGGGCCGCTCGGTCGCAGTCGAGATCAAGCGGCGCGGCGAGATCGACGGGGTAGAGCAACTGACTCGCTACCTGGAATTGCTCAACCGGGACAGTCTGCTGGCGCCGGTGACGGGCGTCTTTGCGGCGCAGCAGATCAAGCCGCAGGCGAAGACCTTGGCGACCGATCGTGGAATCCGTTGCCTGACATTGGATTACGACAAGATGCGGGGTATGGACTCCGACGAGTTCCGGCTGTTCTGA
- the mce gene encoding methylmalonyl-CoA epimerase has protein sequence MMTTDQVDTRRVLGTALVTAVDHVGIAVPDLDDAIAWYHDHLGMIVLHEEVNNDQGIREAMLSVRGAAVGSAQVQLMAPIDDSSAIAKFLDKRGPGIQQIAYRVSDLDALTERLLDQDVRLLYDVPRRGTANSRINFIHPKDAGGVLIELVEPADDAH, from the coding sequence GTGATGACCACCGATCAAGTTGACACCCGTCGAGTACTCGGCACCGCTCTGGTGACGGCGGTCGATCACGTCGGCATCGCGGTTCCCGACCTCGACGACGCGATCGCGTGGTACCACGACCACCTCGGCATGATCGTCCTGCATGAAGAGGTCAACAACGATCAAGGCATTCGCGAGGCGATGCTGTCCGTGCGCGGCGCAGCCGTCGGCAGCGCCCAGGTTCAGCTGATGGCTCCGATCGACGACTCGTCGGCGATCGCAAAATTCCTCGACAAGCGCGGCCCGGGCATCCAGCAGATCGCGTACCGGGTCAGTGACCTCGACGCTCTGACCGAACGCCTGCTCGACCAAGACGTCCGGCTGCTGTACGACGTACCACGGCGTGGGACGGCAAATTCCCGGATCAATTTCATCCACCCCAAGGACGCCGGCGGCGTGCTGATCGAGTTGGTCGAACCCGCCGACGACGCCCACTGA
- a CDS encoding DNA-3-methyladenine glycosylase 2 family protein, whose product MHEDFDRCYRAVKSKDARFDGWFVTAVRTTGIYCRPSCPVHPPFARNVSFYPTAAAAQRAGFRACKRCRPDASPGSPEWNMRDDLVARAMRLIADGTVDREGVTGLAARLGYTTRQLQRLLQEETGAGPLALARAQRTQTARILIETTDLSFGDIAFAAGFSSIRQFNDTVRSVFDGTPTQLRSRAAGLRGRDVSGAPSPGTVTLRLPVRKPFAYEGVFGHLAASVVPGCEEIRDGAYRRTLRLPFGNGIASLTPAPDHVRCVLVLDDFRDLTSAISRCRRLLDLDADPDAVIDALSSDPLLAPVIAKAPGQRIPRTVDEAELAVRTVLGQQVSMKAARTHASRLVTAYGQRIEDANGALTHTFPSIEQLTDIAPAHLAVPGSRRRTLTGLIAAIADGRVVLNPGCDWDAARSQLLALPGIGPWTAEVIAMRGLGDPDAFPASDLGLRMAAGHLGLPTDHRQLTARSTSWRPWRSYATQHLWTTLDHSVNHWPVKESA is encoded by the coding sequence GTGCACGAAGACTTCGACCGCTGCTACCGGGCCGTCAAATCCAAGGACGCTCGGTTCGACGGCTGGTTTGTCACCGCCGTGCGGACCACCGGGATCTACTGCCGCCCGAGCTGCCCGGTCCATCCGCCGTTCGCCCGCAACGTCTCCTTCTATCCGACCGCGGCGGCGGCGCAACGTGCCGGGTTCCGCGCGTGTAAACGGTGTCGACCTGACGCCTCCCCTGGTTCGCCGGAATGGAACATGCGCGACGACCTGGTTGCCCGCGCGATGCGTCTGATCGCCGACGGTACGGTCGACCGCGAGGGAGTCACCGGTCTGGCCGCGCGGCTCGGCTACACCACTCGGCAGCTCCAGCGACTGCTGCAGGAAGAGACCGGCGCCGGCCCGCTCGCGTTGGCCCGCGCGCAGCGCACCCAGACCGCACGCATACTCATCGAGACCACCGATCTCTCCTTCGGCGACATTGCTTTTGCCGCAGGCTTTTCCAGTATTCGCCAGTTCAACGACACCGTGCGGTCGGTCTTCGATGGGACGCCCACTCAGTTGCGCAGCCGCGCTGCCGGGCTCCGCGGACGCGACGTCAGCGGTGCGCCTTCGCCGGGCACGGTGACGCTCCGTTTACCGGTGCGGAAGCCCTTCGCCTACGAGGGAGTGTTCGGCCATCTCGCCGCCAGCGTGGTACCCGGATGCGAAGAAATTCGCGACGGGGCATACCGCCGTACCCTTCGGCTGCCGTTCGGCAACGGAATCGCCAGCCTGACACCGGCGCCCGACCATGTCCGATGCGTGTTGGTCCTCGACGACTTCCGCGACCTGACGTCAGCGATCTCTCGCTGTCGACGACTGCTCGACCTCGACGCCGACCCGGACGCCGTGATCGACGCGTTGAGTTCCGACCCGCTGCTCGCGCCGGTGATTGCCAAGGCACCCGGGCAGCGCATTCCGCGCACAGTCGACGAGGCGGAGCTTGCCGTTCGGACGGTGCTGGGCCAGCAGGTGTCGATGAAGGCCGCACGAACCCATGCGAGCAGACTGGTCACGGCCTACGGCCAACGGATTGAGGACGCGAACGGTGCACTGACGCATACGTTTCCATCAATCGAGCAGCTCACCGACATTGCTCCGGCTCACCTCGCGGTGCCGGGTAGCCGACGACGGACCCTCACCGGTCTCATTGCCGCGATCGCCGACGGACGAGTGGTGCTAAACCCCGGATGCGACTGGGACGCGGCGCGCAGCCAACTGTTGGCGCTGCCGGGAATTGGGCCGTGGACGGCCGAAGTCATCGCGATGCGCGGGCTCGGCGACCCCGACGCTTTCCCCGCCAGTGACCTCGGGTTGCGTATGGCTGCAGGGCATTTGGGCCTGCCCACCGACCATCGCCAGTTGACGGCGCGGAGCACATCGTGGCGCCCGTGGCGGTCATACGCGACACAGCATTTGTGGACGACGTTGGACCACTCGGTCAACCACTGGCCGGTCAAGGAGAGCGCATGA
- a CDS encoding SDR family NAD(P)-dependent oxidoreductase, which produces MDINGASAVVTGGASGIGAATARQLAAKGARVVVADLQADKGEALANEIGGVFVTVDVTKTDQIIDAVKTAADLGPLRALVNSAGIGWAQRTIGKDGEFSSAHDLGAYKKVLEINLVGTFDCIRIAATQMSKNEFTDTGERGAIVNMTSVAAFDGQIGQAAYSSSKGGVVGLTLPVARDLSAVGVRVNTVAPGLIDTPIYGEGEASEAFKAKLGESVLFPHRLGKPDELASMVVELLTNSYMNAEVVRVDGGIRMPPK; this is translated from the coding sequence GTGGATATCAATGGAGCTAGCGCGGTCGTCACCGGCGGCGCGTCAGGAATCGGTGCGGCGACCGCCCGTCAGTTGGCGGCTAAGGGTGCCCGGGTCGTTGTCGCCGACCTTCAGGCCGACAAAGGCGAAGCACTCGCCAACGAGATCGGCGGCGTCTTCGTCACCGTCGACGTCACCAAGACCGACCAGATCATCGACGCGGTCAAGACCGCTGCTGATCTCGGTCCGCTGCGGGCACTGGTCAACTCGGCCGGCATCGGCTGGGCCCAGCGCACCATTGGCAAGGACGGTGAGTTCTCGTCGGCCCATGACCTCGGCGCTTACAAGAAGGTCCTCGAGATCAACCTCGTCGGCACCTTCGACTGCATTCGCATCGCGGCTACTCAGATGAGCAAGAACGAGTTCACCGACACCGGCGAGCGCGGCGCGATCGTGAACATGACCAGCGTCGCCGCATTCGACGGCCAGATCGGCCAGGCGGCCTACTCGTCGTCCAAGGGCGGTGTCGTGGGCCTGACGCTGCCGGTCGCCCGCGACCTGTCAGCCGTCGGTGTCCGCGTCAACACCGTGGCTCCCGGGTTGATCGACACCCCGATCTACGGTGAGGGCGAAGCCTCCGAAGCGTTCAAGGCCAAGCTCGGCGAGTCCGTGCTGTTTCCGCACCGCTTGGGCAAGCCGGACGAGTTGGCGTCGATGGTGGTCGAGTTGCTCACCAACTCGTACATGAACGCCGAGGTCGTCCGCGTGGACGGCGGCATTCGGATGCCACCGAAGTAG
- a CDS encoding PAS domain S-box protein — MSPRAASVLIDQRQRRPRGESAIEFLRDFPALLALSRLPVPILAVDDGGAIEFVNEAFAAMVGYRRQDLLTMTAQSLIDCFEPLDYGIVAMLREHANTVIRLRHADGWTMPALLSDSVLIRVNENLAVVVMTDLTEIAWHTSPDDGLLPG, encoded by the coding sequence ATGAGCCCGCGCGCCGCGTCTGTGCTGATCGACCAGCGGCAACGTCGCCCTCGTGGCGAGTCCGCGATCGAGTTCCTTCGAGACTTCCCCGCCCTGCTGGCCCTGAGTCGTCTGCCGGTGCCGATCCTGGCCGTCGACGATGGAGGCGCCATCGAGTTCGTCAACGAGGCGTTTGCCGCGATGGTCGGGTATCGCCGTCAGGACCTACTCACGATGACCGCGCAGTCTCTGATCGACTGTTTCGAGCCGCTCGATTACGGCATTGTCGCGATGTTGCGTGAGCACGCGAATACGGTCATCCGACTCCGGCATGCAGACGGATGGACAATGCCGGCATTGCTCAGTGATTCGGTGCTGATCCGCGTCAACGAGAACCTGGCGGTCGTCGTGATGACCGACTTGACCGAGATTGCTTGGCACACATCGCCGGACGACGGACTGCTGCCCGGCTAG
- a CDS encoding methylated-DNA--[protein]-cysteine S-methyltransferase yields the protein MTDYRTIDSPVGLLTLAGHDNVLTNLRMVDQTYEPSRVGWSERPSAFGDAVEQLNAYFAGDLTEFELELDLRGTEFQRRVWQALLTIPFGETRSYGHIANQIGAPGAARAVGLANGHNPIAIIVPCHRVIGASGGLTGYGGGLDRKRSLLALETRRSSPTLPLFD from the coding sequence ATGACTGACTACCGCACAATCGACAGCCCTGTCGGGTTACTGACGCTGGCCGGGCATGACAACGTGCTGACCAATTTGCGGATGGTCGACCAGACCTATGAACCGAGCCGGGTCGGCTGGTCGGAAAGACCCAGCGCATTTGGGGATGCAGTCGAACAGCTCAACGCATACTTCGCCGGCGACCTCACCGAATTCGAGCTCGAGCTAGATCTGCGAGGCACGGAATTTCAGCGACGGGTGTGGCAAGCACTGCTGACCATCCCATTCGGCGAAACCAGGTCGTATGGTCACATCGCGAACCAGATCGGCGCACCCGGCGCGGCTCGTGCCGTCGGACTTGCCAACGGCCACAATCCAATTGCCATCATCGTCCCGTGCCACCGGGTGATCGGCGCCAGCGGCGGCCTCACCGGCTACGGTGGCGGCCTGGACAGGAAACGGTCACTGCTTGCCCTGGAAACCAGGCGTAGTTCGCCGACGTTGCCGCTGTTCGACTGA
- a CDS encoding adenylate/guanylate cyclase domain-containing protein, whose amino-acid sequence MMAKRTTAQRLGRVLERLTRQSGRLPETPAYGSWLLGRVSESQARRRVRIQIILTTFIVAANVIGIAVSTLLLTVAFPKPSVFGDAPLWITFGVAPAYCVVALGVGTFSITHRTISRLRWAIEENEPTPADERATFIAPFWLAFGVLMLWVIGAGLLTTLYGLADSTFIPVIGFCVTFPGILVSTACYLFTEFALRPVAAQALEAGRAPRRLAPGIMGRTLTVWLLGSGVPVFGIALTALLGGLLLDNLSKDQLAVAILVISTAALIFGFVLMWILAWLTATPVRVVRAALKRVEDGDLRGDLVVFDGTELGELQRGFNAMVDGLRERERVRDLFGRHVGREVAAAAERDKPELGGEERYVGVVFVDIVGSTQLVTSRPAAEVVQLLNRFFAVIVEEVDRHCGLVNKFEGDAVLAVFGAPNHLERPEDQALAAARAIARRLENEVPEIKAGIGVTAGTAVAGNVGAKERFEYTVIGEPVNEAARLCELAKNAPRRLLASSDTVEAAGDEERNCWTLGDTVTLRGHDHPTQLATLA is encoded by the coding sequence ATGATGGCCAAGCGAACGACCGCGCAGCGGCTGGGACGTGTGCTCGAGCGGCTGACCCGGCAGAGCGGTCGGTTGCCCGAAACCCCGGCCTACGGTTCCTGGTTGCTGGGGCGCGTATCGGAGAGCCAGGCCCGTCGCCGGGTCCGCATCCAAATCATCCTCACCACCTTCATCGTGGCCGCCAACGTCATCGGGATCGCGGTATCGACGCTGCTGTTGACCGTCGCATTCCCCAAGCCGAGCGTGTTCGGTGACGCCCCGCTGTGGATCACCTTCGGCGTCGCGCCGGCTTACTGCGTCGTCGCGCTGGGGGTGGGTACCTTCTCGATCACCCATCGCACCATCTCCAGACTTCGCTGGGCGATCGAAGAGAACGAACCGACTCCGGCCGACGAGCGGGCGACCTTCATCGCGCCGTTCTGGCTGGCCTTCGGTGTATTGATGCTCTGGGTCATCGGCGCCGGGCTGCTGACCACGCTCTACGGGCTGGCGGACAGTACCTTCATTCCGGTCATCGGGTTTTGCGTCACCTTCCCCGGCATCCTGGTGTCGACTGCGTGTTATCTGTTCACCGAGTTCGCGCTGCGACCGGTGGCCGCTCAGGCCCTCGAGGCGGGGCGGGCGCCACGACGATTGGCCCCGGGAATCATGGGTCGCACGCTGACCGTCTGGTTGTTGGGTTCGGGCGTCCCGGTGTTCGGCATCGCCCTCACCGCGTTGTTGGGCGGTCTGCTGCTCGATAACCTCAGCAAGGACCAGCTGGCGGTGGCCATACTTGTGATCTCCACCGCCGCTTTGATTTTCGGCTTCGTGCTGATGTGGATCCTGGCCTGGCTGACGGCGACGCCGGTCCGGGTCGTGCGGGCGGCGCTCAAGCGTGTCGAAGACGGCGATCTGCGCGGCGATCTGGTGGTGTTCGACGGCACCGAGCTCGGCGAGTTGCAGCGCGGGTTCAACGCCATGGTGGACGGGCTGCGCGAACGTGAGCGGGTGCGCGACCTGTTCGGTCGGCACGTCGGTCGCGAGGTCGCCGCGGCCGCCGAGCGGGACAAGCCAGAGCTCGGCGGCGAGGAACGCTACGTCGGGGTGGTTTTCGTCGACATCGTCGGCTCCACACAGCTGGTGACGAGCCGGCCGGCCGCCGAAGTCGTCCAACTGCTCAACCGGTTCTTCGCAGTGATCGTCGAAGAGGTCGACCGGCACTGCGGGCTGGTCAACAAGTTCGAGGGCGATGCGGTGCTTGCGGTGTTCGGTGCACCGAACCACCTCGAGCGGCCTGAAGACCAGGCGTTGGCTGCCGCCCGGGCGATCGCCCGTCGCCTCGAGAACGAGGTCCCTGAGATCAAAGCCGGCATCGGCGTCACGGCGGGCACCGCAGTCGCCGGGAACGTCGGCGCAAAGGAGAGATTCGAATACACGGTGATCGGCGAGCCGGTCAACGAGGCCGCGCGGCTATGCGAGCTGGCCAAGAACGCGCCTCGCCGACTGTTGGCCTCCTCGGACACCGTCGAAGCCGCCGGCGACGAGGAACGGAACTGCTGGACGCTGGGAGACACCGTCACGCTGCGCGGTCACGATCACCCCACCCAGTTGGCGACGCTCGCCTAG
- a CDS encoding TetR/AcrR family transcriptional regulator, with protein MHSADASSRDRLLDVALGLFATRGYAATSTAEIQKASGMSPGSGALYRHFRSKNDVLRAALRRGLDRMRDSQSWREANTPADRVDALSRVADAAHRTITENADLVRLMLHEPDAARDLVDELWIRNLAFATETMGNALHVNAIETGSDIEDPEAIAAVLLAALSYPPVMQVMLGRPPGDVDPERFRDAWLRLSRAVFTHGVPTEQR; from the coding sequence GTGCATTCGGCGGACGCCTCCAGTCGGGACCGGCTACTCGACGTGGCGCTGGGGCTGTTCGCCACTCGCGGCTACGCAGCGACGTCGACCGCGGAGATCCAGAAAGCCTCCGGCATGTCCCCCGGTTCCGGTGCGTTGTACCGGCACTTCCGAAGCAAAAACGACGTCCTGCGGGCAGCGCTTCGGCGCGGTTTGGACCGGATGCGAGATTCCCAGTCGTGGCGGGAGGCCAACACCCCCGCCGACCGCGTGGACGCCCTGAGCCGGGTCGCCGACGCTGCACATCGCACGATCACCGAGAACGCCGACCTGGTGCGGCTGATGTTGCACGAGCCCGATGCCGCGCGCGACCTGGTCGATGAGTTGTGGATCCGCAACCTGGCCTTCGCCACCGAGACGATGGGGAATGCGTTGCACGTCAACGCAATCGAGACAGGCTCGGACATAGAGGACCCCGAGGCCATCGCTGCGGTGTTACTCGCCGCATTGAGCTATCCGCCGGTGATGCAGGTGATGCTCGGCCGGCCACCCGGCGACGTAGATCCCGAGCGTTTCCGAGATGCCTGGCTTCGGCTCAGCCGCGCCGTCTTCACCCATGGGGTGCCGACCGAGCAACGCTAG